The genomic segment TGAGACTAACTATATAGAGTCAAGTGATTTTTAAAAAATATTTTTAGAGATATATTGGCATGACAAATATAGCAATTGAATTGCTTAAAAATTATATGAAATCTGAAAAATTAATTTTGAGGTACAAAGTCAATATTTTTCTTTAATAAATAGAAAATAACTCTGATTAATTTTTTACCGACATGAGATAAAGCTACAAAATAATGCTTTCCTTCAGAAAGTTTTTTATTAAGATAATCTTTAAAAGTTTTATCTCTCATAGTAACAGTTCTAGCAGCTTGTAAGATAGCCCATCTTAGATATTTAGATCCTCTTTTTACCATCATGGTATGAGAGGCATCATACTTACCAGACTGATATACTGAAGGATCTAAACCTGAAAATGCTAGTAATTTTGATGGCTTGGAAAAACGATTTATATCACCAATTTCTGCAATTATTGTTGCTGCTAAAGTGTATCCAATACCTGGTATGGTAATTAATGGGGTTTTAATTTCATCGACTAGATCTTTGATTTTTTGATCAATAATATTTATTTCGCTATTTAAAAATTGAATAAATTTAATTGTTTGCTGGAGTTCAAAGGCAGTAGCTCTATTTGAAGAACCTATTGATTTGGAAGCTAACTCTTTTAATTCAATAGCCTTATCTTTAAGATATTTACCTTTTGAATTCTTTTTCAGCAAATTAGTAAGTTTAGTTAAATGACAGCTAGCTATAGCTTTAGCTGTAGGAAACTCAAAAAATAGT from the Halonatronomonas betaini genome contains:
- a CDS encoding IS110 family transposase; translated protein: MLFVGIDISKSNHSCYIIDSEGTIYENNLQILNNLQGFKTLSQKIHSICQIHNYKNVKIGLESTGHYSTNITNYLYSEGFEVIIFNPIITNNKRKGNTLRKTKTDKTDAKVIATMLFTDRSKSYSPISYQIIELKSLTRYRHRMVKQRSKFKLSYTRLITIIFPELADHVSTVHQKSIQKLFFEFPTAKAIASCHLTKLTNLLKKNSKGKYLKDKAIELKELASKSIGSSNRATAFELQQTIKFIQFLNSEINIIDQKIKDLVDEIKTPLITIPGIGYTLAATIIAEIGDINRFSKPSKLLAFSGLDPSVYQSGKYDASHTMMVKRGSKYLRWAILQAARTVTMRDKTFKDYLNKKLSEGKHYFVALSHVGKKLIRVIFYLLKKNIDFVPQN